The nucleotide sequence CCGAGCATCGATTTTGCATCAATAATTACTCTGTTGTAAAAGACATCAATATCGAAATCACATTTTGAACTTGTCGTAACAAATTCCTTTGCCTGCTGTGGGTTTAATTTAATATGACGTTTGCGCATAAAAAAGCACCTCCATGAAAATAAAAAACGCCCTTCAAACAACTTTAGTTCTGCCCCTTATTAAACAAAGTATTTTTTTAAATACAATCTGTTTTCGCTGTTGTTGATTATTATACGCTTTATAACTTTTCAGTCAATATGATTTTTTTCAGTCAAATGTTTATTTTCTTCAGATTTTTACCCATTTTAACTAATTGTATTTTTTAAAAACATTGAATTTATCTTTTTTGATCAAAAATTAAATGTTAATCGGTTGACATCTATAAAAACTGCACAATTTTAAATATTGTATAAAATTCATATTTTTACTTATTTAATTGAATAAATTAATGCGCAAATGTATTTCTATTCATCGAAATCAAATACATTTGCGCATAATTTTTATATTTTTTTAATCTTTTCCCTTATTCCCCCACCTACACCTTCAAGGCTTAGCAGTGAGGGATTTCTTTTTCTGTATTAAATTAAAGAAGCTGAATTCCTTCTGCCTCACATTTGTCCATATCTTCCTTTTTCCAGACCGAAGACTGAACTTCACCTATATGAGCCTTTCTAAGGAAATACATACAGATTCTCGACTGACCGATTCCACCGCCTATTGTATAAGGAAGCTCTTTATTAAGGATCATCTTCTGGAATTCAAGTTCTGCCCTCTCCTCACAGCCGGCTTTCTTAAGCTGCTCTGCCAGAGACTGCTCATCAACTCGGATACCCATGGAAGATAACTCAAATGCGCAGTCAAGGATCGGATAATTAACAATAATATCACCGTTAAGCTTCCAGTCATCATAGTCCGGTGCGCGTCCGTCATGTGGTTCTCCTGACGCAAGCTTGTCTCCTATCTGACAAAGGAAGATCGCACCGTATTTCTTTACATATTCATGCTCTCTCTCTTTTGCTGTAAGATCAGGATAAGCATCCTCCAGCTCCTGTGTTGTCACAAAAGTAATATCTTCCGGAAGGATAGGTGTAAGGAACTCATATTTTTCAGCAAGATAATCCTCTGTCTTCTTTATAGCAGCATAAACGTGTTTAACAACTTCCTTAAGAGTCTCGGGATTACGATCCTTCTTCTCTATAACACGCTCCCAATCCCACTGGTCAACATATAAAGAATGAAGGTTATCTGTATCCTCATCACGTCTTATTGCGTACATATCAGTGTAAAGTCCCTCACCGGGCTTAAATCCATATTTCTTAAGTGCATATCTTTTCCATTTAGCCAGTGAATGAACGATTTCAACTTCACAGCCAAGATCCTTGATGTCAAAAGAAACAGGTCTCTCCACGCCGTTAAGATTATCATTTAATCCTGTCTCCGGCCTAACATAAAGCGGTGCTGAAACTCTTGTAAGATTAAGTTCATTTGCAAGTGCCCTTTCGAAGTAATCCTTAACTTCTTTGATCGCAATCTCCGTTTCAATGATACTCATCTTACTTTCGTACTTAGACGATAATTCCATCAAACTCATTTTGTTTTTCTCCTGTCTCTTATTTTATTTTTAATAACTCAGAATCTCATATCCGTTATCTGTGACTACAAGCTGTACTTCCCACTGTGCTGACGGGCTTCCGTCCTCTGTATAGATCGTCCAGCCATTATCTTCATCTTCGTAGATAAAATGCTCTCCAAGATTTACCATCGGCTCGATCGTAAAGCACATTCCCGGTACCATAAGCATCTCTGTATTCGGCTTTGAAACAAAACTTACCCAAGGCTCCTCGTGGAACTCAATTCCGCATCCATGACCACCTATTTCCTCTACTACAGAATAGCCCTGTGACTTACAGAACTCGTTAATTGCGGAGCCCATATCACCAAGGAAACGCCATGGCTTAACCTCTGCAAGACCAATTTCTACAGCCTTATGAACATCCTCTACAAGCTTCTTTTTTTCCGGTGTTGTTTCACCGATTATAAACATTCTCGATGAATCAGAAAAATATCCCTTGTAAATAGTTGAGCAGTCAACGTTAATTATATCTCCGTCATGGAGGATAATATCCTCTGAAGGAATACCGTGACAAACTTCATCATTTATAGATGTACAGCAGTTCTTAGGGAATCCCTCATAATTTAAGCATGCAGAAACACCGCCCATATCTCCTGTGATCTTAGCTACCCAGTCATCGATCTCCTGTGTTGAAATCCCGGCCTTTATATGTTCAGCAACATAGTCAAGACATGCAATGTTTATCTTTGCACTATCTTTTATTCCCTGAATATCAGCTGCGGACTTAAGCATTTTGTGAGTTGGAACCTTATGTCCCGCATCATGTATACGTTTGATCTTATCATCAAACATAAGATGGCAGCTTTTATATTTCTTGCCGCTGCCGCACCAGCATGAATCGTTTCTTCCAATGTTCATTTTAATTTCCTCCGTTCGCCTTTCTCCCATTCAAAATCAACAAGCCATTTAAGAACAGCAAACATAATTGCAGTACCAAAAATACCACCCATGGTATCTACATAAACGTCAAGCAGACTACTGCCGCGTCCCGGTACGAACAATTGGTGAAATTCATCGCTTGCCGCATAAAGACAGGTAAACCTCATTGAAAATATTTTAATATCTTCAATAGGTGCCACGTCCCATGCATACAGCGCGACTATCACTGCTACACATAAAGTCGCATATTCAAGCATATGAGCTGTTTTTCTTACAAGCACATCTACATAATGCTCATCATAATATTGAATTGTTTCTTCATCATATTCATCCTCTCCCAATCCAAAAACAGTTTCCAGAAGAGGCTGACTTATTGCCATACTTGATTCTTTTGAAACTCCTACCGGCTGTGCCGAATAGGTAAAAATTATGTACATTACAAAAAAAGCAGGCAGTAATGCAACTGCCCGCAATATAAGTGGAAGCTTCATCAAAATTCCCTTTTCTTAAAATTACGACATCCTATTATACAGGTTACGATCGTATAAATAATCGATGTTATTATAATTTTAGGCACATCTCTTGTAGCGTAAAACTGCAATGTCTGGAACTGTGGAGTAATGAGCCAGTCCCTTATCCAGACAAGTGGGGTAATTCGAAAGCTATCAGTTGCCAAAAGCATTATAATCCTTGGAAGCACAATTACGCAAGCGCCATATAAAAGATATGCCTGTTTTTTTGTCTTTGCAGAAAAGAAAAACATGTTTCCTGCAGATATTCCTACAATAAACAAAGGAAAAGCTACAACAACTGACTGTGCGAAATCTATCATAACTGAAATATCTATTGTACCGTCATGCACCTGAAAGATCGGTGTTATAACCAGAAATACGACCATGGCAATTAATGCATAAATTACCAGAAGTATCAATTCAGTCAGAAGTTTTCCAAAATATATATGTGTCCTGTTTAGACCTATTGTTGATTTATCCCTTATTCTGGGATCAGGATATCTATCTCCGAAAACTATATCTGAAATAAATATACATGTATAATATGGCAGCCAGAAGAAGCCCTTTGCAAAAATTATCAGATTCGAAGCATAAGTTCCGTCATTCATTCCGTAAAGAATGCTTCTGAACGCGCTCATTGCGAAATTCGCAGCCAAACATACAGCTACTATTCCAAAGAAATAGTAGCGTGTATATTTTCGCTTCAAAGCATTGCCTAATTGTGATTTTATATAATAAATCATAAGCCGGTTTTATTCGTTATCGCCAACAGAATAGTTAGGCGCCTCCTTAGTAATATGTATATCATGAGGATGGCTTTCACGAAGTGCTGCTGAAGTGATTTTTACAAATCTTGCAGTATCATGCAGTATATCTATTGTCTTCGCTCCGCAGTATCCCATTCCTGAACGAAGTCCTCCGATAAGCTGGAATACAGTATCCTCAAGTGATCCCTTGTAAGCGACTCTTCCTTCTACTCCCTCCGGTACAAGCTTCTTAGCGCCTTCCTGGAAGTATCTGTCTTTACTTCCGTTGTTCATGGCAGCTATAGATCCCATACCACGATAAACCTTGTACTTTCTGCCCTGATAAAGCTCAAACTGACCGGGAGCCTCATCACATCCGGCAAAAATCGAACCCATCATGCAGACTGATGCACCTGCTGCAAGTGCCTTAGTGATATCTCCGGAATACTTGATACCTCCATCGGCGATGATCGGGATTCCTGCCTCGCTTGCTGCCTTGTAGCAATCCATAACAGCTGTGATCTGTGGTACACCAATACCTGCAACTACACGTGTTGTACATATGGAACCGGGACCGATACCTACTTTGATCGCATCCGCACCTGCTGCTATAAGATCCCTGCATGCTTCAGCTGTAGCAACATTTCCTACTACTACATCAAGATCAGGGAATGCACTCTTGATCTGGCGGCATACATCAAGAACGTTCTTTGAATGTCCATGTGCCGAGTCAAGAACAACGCAGTCAACCTTTGCATTAACAAGAGCCTCTGTACGCTCCATAAAGTTTGCAGTGATACCTACGCCGGCACCGCAAAGAAGTCGTCCCTGAGAATCTTTTGCTGAAAGAGGATATTTGATCTGTTTTTCAATATCTTTTATTGTAATAAGACCTTTAAGATTTCCTTCAGCATCCACGATAGGAAGCTTTTCCTTCTTTGACTTTGCAAGTATGGTCTTTGCTTCTTCAAGAGTTACTCCTTCAGGAGCTGTAATAAGACCTTCGCTTGTCATGCACTCTTTAATTTTCCTTGAAAAATCCTCTTCGAATTTAAGATCACGATTTGTAATGATTCCGACTAACTTCTTACCTTCTGTGATAGGAACTCCTGAAATTTTGAATTTCGCCATGAGATTGTCTGCATCACGAAGTGTGTTCTCAGGTGAAAGATAGAAAGGATCTGTAATTACGCCATTTTCAGAACGCTTAACCTTATCAACTTCATCAGCCTGCTGCTCAATAGACATGTTCTTGTGAATTATACCGATTCCACCCTGTCTTGCCATCGCAATAGCCATATTGCTCTCTGTAACAGTGTCCATTCCCGCACTCATCATGGGGATGTTAAGCTTAATTTTCTTTGTCAGGTGTGTTGATACATCGATCATATTTGGAGTAATCTCCGAATAGGAAGGTACTAACAGTACATCATCAAAAGTAATTCCTTCGCCAATAATCTGACTCATTACAAACCTCCGTCTATATAACTATACAAATTTTTATGATTTAGCGACTATCATAGCAAAAAGAATTTTTGCTGTCAATCGCTTTCACAAGTGTTTTAAACTTTTAATAAAAGTTATAGATCAAATCTCAACGTTTTTTACAAAAATGTCTATTATTTCAGAAAAACTTTTCCCGGATAATATAATTTCATTGCCTCGATCATTTCATTATTCGGTTCGAGGATAAGTTTCTCTTTTGCATTTGAATTGTGAAGAACCATTACAA is from Lachnospiraceae bacterium C1.1 and encodes:
- a CDS encoding VanZ family protein, translating into MKLPLILRAVALLPAFFVMYIIFTYSAQPVGVSKESSMAISQPLLETVFGLGEDEYDEETIQYYDEHYVDVLVRKTAHMLEYATLCVAVIVALYAWDVAPIEDIKIFSMRFTCLYAASDEFHQLFVPGRGSSLLDVYVDTMGGIFGTAIMFAVLKWLVDFEWEKGERRKLK
- the asnA gene encoding aspartate--ammonia ligase codes for the protein MSLMELSSKYESKMSIIETEIAIKEVKDYFERALANELNLTRVSAPLYVRPETGLNDNLNGVERPVSFDIKDLGCEVEIVHSLAKWKRYALKKYGFKPGEGLYTDMYAIRRDEDTDNLHSLYVDQWDWERVIEKKDRNPETLKEVVKHVYAAIKKTEDYLAEKYEFLTPILPEDITFVTTQELEDAYPDLTAKEREHEYVKKYGAIFLCQIGDKLASGEPHDGRAPDYDDWKLNGDIIVNYPILDCAFELSSMGIRVDEQSLAEQLKKAGCEERAELEFQKMILNKELPYTIGGGIGQSRICMYFLRKAHIGEVQSSVWKKEDMDKCEAEGIQLL
- the guaB gene encoding IMP dehydrogenase, giving the protein MSQIIGEGITFDDVLLVPSYSEITPNMIDVSTHLTKKIKLNIPMMSAGMDTVTESNMAIAMARQGGIGIIHKNMSIEQQADEVDKVKRSENGVITDPFYLSPENTLRDADNLMAKFKISGVPITEGKKLVGIITNRDLKFEEDFSRKIKECMTSEGLITAPEGVTLEEAKTILAKSKKEKLPIVDAEGNLKGLITIKDIEKQIKYPLSAKDSQGRLLCGAGVGITANFMERTEALVNAKVDCVVLDSAHGHSKNVLDVCRQIKSAFPDLDVVVGNVATAEACRDLIAAGADAIKVGIGPGSICTTRVVAGIGVPQITAVMDCYKAASEAGIPIIADGGIKYSGDITKALAAGASVCMMGSIFAGCDEAPGQFELYQGRKYKVYRGMGSIAAMNNGSKDRYFQEGAKKLVPEGVEGRVAYKGSLEDTVFQLIGGLRSGMGYCGAKTIDILHDTARFVKITSAALRESHPHDIHITKEAPNYSVGDNE
- a CDS encoding HPr family phosphocarrier protein is translated as MRKRHIKLNPQQAKEFVTTSSKCDFDIDVFYNRVIIDAKSMLGVLGLDFTKTLTVQYQGYDSNFEQMIDKFAVA
- the map gene encoding type I methionyl aminopeptidase; the encoded protein is MNIGRNDSCWCGSGKKYKSCHLMFDDKIKRIHDAGHKVPTHKMLKSAADIQGIKDSAKINIACLDYVAEHIKAGISTQEIDDWVAKITGDMGGVSACLNYEGFPKNCCTSINDEVCHGIPSEDIILHDGDIINVDCSTIYKGYFSDSSRMFIIGETTPEKKKLVEDVHKAVEIGLAEVKPWRFLGDMGSAINEFCKSQGYSVVEEIGGHGCGIEFHEEPWVSFVSKPNTEMLMVPGMCFTIEPMVNLGEHFIYEDEDNGWTIYTEDGSPSAQWEVQLVVTDNGYEILSY